In a genomic window of Scyliorhinus torazame isolate Kashiwa2021f chromosome 5, sScyTor2.1, whole genome shotgun sequence:
- the LOC140422068 gene encoding uncharacterized protein has protein sequence MEKPWKCSDCGKRYSAPCLLEAHRRIHTGEKPFTCSQCETGFTQLSNLHRHQQIHTGERPFTCSQCGKGFTQLSSLQRHQQVHTGERPFSCSQCGKGFKHLSSLHKHQRIHTGEKPFSCSQCGNRFSALSSLKSHKRVHTGERPFTCSQCGKGFSRSSNLWAHQRVHTGERPFTCSQCGKGFTELSHLQTHQRVHTGERPFTCSQCGKGFRHSSTLQRHQQVHTGEKPFTCSQCEKGFTQLSSLQRHRRIHTGERKFTCFQCGNEFTQLSSLQRHQRIHSGERPFTCSQCGKGFRHLFILRKHQQVHTGEKPFTRSQ, from the coding sequence atggagaaaccgtggaaatgttcggattgtgggaagagatacagtgccccatgtttgctggaagctcatcgacgcattcacactggggagaagccgttcacctgctcccagtgtgagacgggattcactcagttatccaaccttcacagacaccagcaaattcacactggggagaggccattcacttgctctcagtgtgggaagggatttactcaattatccagcctgcagagacaccagcaggttcatactggggagagaccgtttagctgctctcaatgtgggaagggattcaaacatttatccagcctgcacaaacatcagcgaattcacactggggaaaagccatttagttgctctcaatgtgggaacagATTCAGtgcgttatccagcctgaagtcacacaagcgagttcacactggggagaggccgttcacctgctctcagtgtgggaagggattcagtcgttcGTCCAACCTgtgggcacaccagcgagttcacactggggagaggccattcacctgttctcagtgtgggaagggattcactgagttatcccacctacagacacaccagcgagttcacactggggagaggccattcacctgttctcagtgtgggaagggattcagacattcatccaccctgcagagacatcagcaagttcacactggggagaagccgttcacctgctctcagtgtgagaagggattcactcaattatccagcctgcagagacaccggcggattcacactggggagaggaaaTTCACCTGTTTTCAGTGTGGGAATGAATTCacgcaattatccagcctgcagagacaccagaggattcacagtggggagaggccgttcacctgctctcaatgtgggaagggattcagacatttattcatcctgcggaaacatcagcaagttcacactggggagaagccgttcacccgcTCTCAatga